A stretch of the Vagococcus xieshaowenii genome encodes the following:
- a CDS encoding peptidoglycan D,D-transpeptidase FtsI family protein has translation MKKINKLSSEALNKKLASIPFRLNVLFFIVFGLFVALIGQLAYLQIFNKDYFVDRITSGEMNIVEGQAPRGMIYDANGKALVSNKAKSAIMFTKGKNMTAEQILEAVYQINDIITVTPDKLSERDKKDFWLASEENLKTARERFTKKEQEAAKKMSNAEEYQLVVDKVTKEDLNFNERQLSAASIFKRINAAYALQPIFIKNEGVTKEEVALVGENRTKIPGLSTGYDWEREYPENGMLRTVLGTISTDKSGLPDSSLDSYLAKGYSLNDRVGVSYIEKAYESVLKGSKSRSEVKLDENNEITDQREVFAGQKGENLMLTIDIDFQNKVEDIVESEYKRVMSEGKATYSEGAYAVAINPQTGEVLSMVGFQQDDKGQLQDDTLGTINKAFVPGSSIKGATIMAGYQNDVLQPNETLIDEPLRFIDGTIKASLFNPASYGGQVPINSEDALMVSSNVYMMKIALRLMGTEYTNKMSLPERTDVFETLRKTYREFGLGTETGIDIPGESSWLSPTNYYDDNGNLLYGRMGNLLDLSFGNFDTYTTMQLAQYVSTIANGGYRIAPRLVKGIYNNDEAGGLGTLEQQFKPTILNEIRDKDDLDIIQQGFYNVVNSTDARRTGSRLQSSKYTVAAKTGTAETPIVDPDNSDNVISLNSYTVVAYNYEENPDIAVAVMLPHMKEDKTGTNLTIAGKILDAYYEKTR, from the coding sequence ATGAAAAAAATAAATAAGTTATCATCAGAAGCACTCAATAAAAAATTAGCATCGATTCCTTTTCGATTAAATGTTTTATTTTTTATTGTCTTTGGTTTGTTTGTTGCGTTAATCGGTCAATTGGCTTACCTACAAATTTTTAACAAGGACTATTTTGTTGATCGCATCACTTCAGGAGAGATGAATATCGTTGAGGGTCAAGCACCTCGTGGCATGATTTACGATGCTAACGGCAAGGCGTTAGTTAGTAATAAAGCAAAATCTGCTATCATGTTTACAAAAGGTAAAAATATGACAGCAGAACAAATTTTAGAGGCTGTCTATCAAATAAACGATATTATCACTGTAACACCTGATAAGTTAAGTGAACGAGATAAAAAAGATTTTTGGTTAGCAAGTGAAGAAAATTTAAAAACAGCTAGAGAACGTTTCACTAAAAAGGAACAAGAAGCAGCAAAAAAAATGAGTAATGCGGAAGAATATCAATTAGTTGTCGATAAGGTAACGAAAGAAGATCTTAACTTCAATGAACGTCAATTATCTGCAGCCTCTATTTTTAAACGAATCAATGCAGCCTACGCCTTACAACCAATTTTTATTAAGAATGAAGGTGTGACTAAGGAAGAAGTTGCTCTAGTAGGTGAAAATCGTACGAAAATCCCTGGGTTATCAACAGGTTACGATTGGGAACGTGAATATCCTGAGAATGGTATGCTAAGAACGGTACTGGGAACAATTTCTACGGATAAATCTGGTTTGCCTGATTCAAGTTTAGATTCATATTTAGCTAAAGGCTACTCATTGAATGATAGAGTGGGTGTGAGCTACATTGAAAAAGCATATGAGTCTGTATTAAAAGGAAGTAAATCTCGTTCAGAAGTAAAATTAGATGAGAATAATGAAATTACAGATCAACGTGAAGTCTTTGCTGGTCAAAAAGGCGAAAATCTGATGTTGACCATTGATATTGATTTTCAAAATAAAGTAGAAGATATTGTAGAATCTGAATACAAACGTGTCATGTCGGAAGGTAAGGCGACTTATTCAGAAGGTGCTTATGCCGTTGCTATTAATCCTCAAACAGGCGAAGTATTGTCAATGGTAGGTTTCCAACAAGATGATAAGGGGCAATTACAAGATGATACACTAGGTACCATCAACAAAGCATTCGTTCCTGGTTCAAGTATCAAGGGAGCGACCATTATGGCAGGGTATCAAAACGACGTCTTACAACCTAATGAGACATTAATTGATGAGCCGTTACGTTTTATTGATGGCACAATTAAAGCGTCTTTATTTAATCCAGCTTCATACGGTGGTCAAGTGCCAATCAATTCTGAGGATGCATTAATGGTGTCTTCAAACGTTTATATGATGAAAATTGCTTTACGATTAATGGGAACCGAATATACAAATAAGATGAGTTTACCTGAGCGTACGGATGTTTTTGAAACGTTAAGAAAAACTTACCGAGAATTTGGTTTAGGAACAGAAACAGGGATTGATATTCCAGGTGAATCTTCATGGTTATCACCTACTAATTATTATGATGATAATGGGAATTTATTATACGGTCGTATGGGTAATTTGCTTGATTTGTCATTTGGTAACTTTGATACTTATACGACTATGCAGTTAGCTCAATATGTTTCAACTATTGCTAATGGGGGCTATCGTATTGCCCCACGCTTAGTTAAGGGGATTTATAACAATGATGAGGCAGGTGGGTTAGGTACGCTAGAACAGCAATTTAAGCCGACTATTTTGAATGAGATTCGTGATAAGGATGACTTGGATATTATTCAACAAGGGTTCTATAATGTTGTTAATAGCACGGATGCACGACGCACAGGTTCTAGATTGCAATCAAGTAAGTATACAGTCGCAGCTAAAACAGGGACAGCCGAAACACCGATTGTTGATCCAGATAATTCAGATAATGTGATTAGTTTAAATAGTTATACTGTGGTGGCTTATAATTATGAAGAAAATCCTGATATTGCCGTGGCAGTTATGTTACCTCATATGAAAGAGGATAAAACAGGGACAAACTTAACGATTGCAGGGAAAATATTAGATGCTTACTATGAAAAAACACGCTAA
- the rpmG gene encoding 50S ribosomal protein L33, with the protein MRVHITLECTECKERNYLSNKNKRNNPDRIEVKKYCPRERKVTLHRETK; encoded by the coding sequence ATGCGCGTACACATTACTTTAGAATGTACTGAATGTAAAGAACGTAACTACTTATCTAATAAAAACAAACGTAACAACCCAGACCGTATTGAAGTTAAAAAATACTGTCCACGTGAACGTAAAGTGACTTTACACCGTGAAACTAAGTAG
- a CDS encoding site-specific integrase has product MATFKQYEKKDGSKWWMFKVHLGTDYVTKKEIKTTRRGFKTKKEAQLELNKLLFEFENDAPKNEQKTTTINEMYNLWFDTYKDTVKETTYRQTDRRMKEYVLPVFGDMIIERITPKFAQREINKWAEKFGMYTALLTYLIKVCDYAVMLEVVESNPFRKIVKPKRIAKKSKKKLKYYTSSELRVFLESTEKRLLEAHSNQPVHLYYSKLDVALFRLLAFSGIRIGECLSLYWSDLDFDKNTLSISKSLTQVKGGYEISTTKTFSSVRTITLDHETLATLRKWKLEQAKFLLRNGFKNDKNLLFTDWKGKLLSHPNINGRSRRIAEYANLPCIGLHGFRHTHATLLFESGVSPKEIQHRLGHSDISMTLDTYTHVTEQTERKAINTLMEHFGF; this is encoded by the coding sequence ATGGCAACATTTAAACAATACGAAAAGAAAGATGGTTCAAAATGGTGGATGTTCAAAGTTCACTTAGGAACTGATTATGTTACAAAAAAAGAAATAAAAACGACTCGAAGAGGTTTTAAAACCAAAAAAGAAGCCCAATTGGAATTAAATAAATTACTTTTTGAGTTTGAAAATGATGCTCCAAAAAATGAACAAAAGACAACTACAATAAACGAAATGTATAATCTATGGTTTGACACGTATAAAGATACGGTTAAAGAAACGACTTATCGCCAAACAGATAGACGTATGAAAGAATACGTTTTACCAGTATTTGGAGATATGATAATAGAACGAATTACACCTAAATTCGCCCAAAGAGAAATCAATAAATGGGCGGAAAAATTTGGTATGTATACAGCACTATTAACCTACTTGATCAAAGTGTGTGATTACGCAGTTATGTTAGAAGTTGTTGAATCTAACCCTTTCAGGAAAATAGTTAAACCCAAGAGGATTGCAAAAAAATCTAAAAAGAAATTAAAGTATTATACTTCAAGTGAATTACGAGTTTTTTTAGAGTCAACAGAAAAACGACTTTTAGAAGCTCATAGTAATCAACCGGTACATTTGTACTATTCTAAACTTGATGTCGCTCTATTTCGTTTATTAGCCTTTTCTGGTATCCGAATTGGGGAGTGTTTATCGTTATATTGGTCTGATTTAGATTTCGATAAAAACACACTTAGTATTTCAAAAAGTTTGACTCAAGTAAAAGGTGGGTATGAAATATCCACTACAAAAACTTTTAGTTCCGTTAGAACAATAACGTTAGACCATGAAACATTAGCCACTCTAAGGAAATGGAAATTAGAACAAGCTAAATTTTTATTGAGAAATGGTTTTAAGAATGATAAAAACTTACTTTTTACAGATTGGAAAGGTAAGTTACTAAGCCATCCTAATATTAATGGTAGGTCAAGAAGAATAGCAGAATATGCAAACTTACCTTGTATTGGACTTCATGGATTTAGGCACACTCACGCAACGTTGCTTTTTGAGAGTGGTGTAAGTCCAAAGGAAATTCAACACAGGTTAGGTCATTCTGATATATCAATGACGTTAGATACATACACTCATGTAACAGAACAAACTGAAAGAAAAGCTATAAATACATTGATGGAACACTTTGGGTTCTAA
- a CDS encoding SHOCT domain-containing protein: protein MGLWDSVKKGASDFSQLSTLQNKVKNNEVLTVDEIEEFERLTKGSIEESIRKNPTKYFKKSNKYGQVEIDDEKRLFKIGLTAYHFDDLNSYELLENGSAITSGGLGVGRAIVGGVLLGGVGAVLGGVTKKKKQTNFVESLKILVTFKNKKPVSTTIDFIKKKQKKDKKYESILLTAQETLAGFDYIINVLENDKHGEIVGNISGSNNLSVADELRKYKELADDGIITIEEFESKKKELLE, encoded by the coding sequence ATGGGATTATGGGATTCAGTAAAAAAAGGTGCTTCAGATTTTTCACAATTATCAACTTTGCAAAACAAAGTAAAAAATAACGAAGTATTAACCGTTGATGAAATCGAAGAATTTGAAAGACTAACAAAAGGTAGCATTGAAGAAAGTATCAGAAAAAATCCAACTAAATATTTTAAAAAAAGCAACAAATATGGACAAGTGGAAATTGATGATGAGAAAAGATTATTTAAAATTGGATTAACAGCTTATCACTTTGATGATCTTAATTCATATGAACTACTAGAAAATGGTAGTGCCATAACATCTGGAGGCTTAGGTGTAGGCAGAGCTATAGTTGGTGGTGTCCTTTTAGGTGGCGTTGGTGCCGTATTAGGTGGCGTTACGAAAAAGAAAAAACAAACAAATTTTGTTGAAAGTTTAAAAATATTAGTGACTTTTAAAAATAAAAAGCCCGTTTCTACAACTATTGACTTCATCAAGAAAAAGCAAAAGAAAGATAAAAAATATGAATCCATCTTGTTAACTGCACAAGAAACACTTGCAGGGTTTGACTATATTATTAATGTTTTAGAAAACGATAAGCATGGTGAAATAGTAGGGAATATTAGTGGTAGCAATAACTTATCAGTCGCTGATGAGCTAAGGAAATATAAAGAATTAGCTGATGACGGAATAATAACTATAGAGGAATTTGAGTCTAAGAAAAAAGAACTTCTAGAATAA